One genomic window of Medicago truncatula cultivar Jemalong A17 chromosome 1, MtrunA17r5.0-ANR, whole genome shotgun sequence includes the following:
- the LOC11414543 gene encoding phosphatidate phosphatase PAH2 yields the protein MQAWGRLGGYIRRGVSSFSGPFLPFGGAVDIIVVQQKDGSFKSSPWYVRFGKFQRVMKAAKREKVKVSVSVNGVETDFHMCLNPKGEVFFLHANNQLGEEELEEQEEWELAEEEDELRGSNKRQFKSKSANFGLEDRVVAMNDSRNSRVNRLVFGPRSGGGDADLVERAEVAAKLLDLRWSTNLSFDELPHTERKKTRAVNLDKEKVKFESGEVLQTEGGKTEVVIKGVDLEIPVKDCGNCDVADFGRIAKFQKSRTVNIGRRDCSVKKVSVNTPTSEQLSSLNLKEGRNTITFCFSTPMMGMRQIDARIFLWKWNTRIVISDVDGTITRSDVLGQFMPLVGIDWSQTGVAHLFSEIKENGYQLLFLSARAISQAYHTRQFLSNLNQDGKVLPDGPVVISPDGLFPSLYREVIRRAPHEFKIACLEDIRALFPPDSNPFYAGFGNRDTDEISYLKVGIAKGKIFIINPKGEISVNRRCLDTKSYTSLHALVNGMFPPTDSSEQEDFNSWNFWKLPSF from the exons ATGCAAGCTTGGGGGAGGTTAGGAGGTTACATAAGACGTGGTGTTAGCAGTTTTTCCGGGCCGTTTCTTCCGTTTGGAGGGGCGGTTGATATAATTGTTGTTCAGCAGAAAGATGGGAGCTTTAAATCATCTCCTTGGTATGTTAGATTTGGGAAATTTCAAAGGGTTATGAAGGCGGCGAAAAGGGAAAAGGTTAAGGTTAGTGTTAGTGTTAATGGGGTTGAAACTGATTTTCATATGTGTTTGAATCCTAAAGgggaagttttttttcttcatgcaaATAACCAACTTGGGGAAGAAGAATTGGAAGAACAAGAGGAATGGGAATTAGCCgaggaagaagatgaacttAGAGGTAGTAATAAGAGGCAATTCAAGTCAAAAAGTGCAAATTTTGGTTTAGAGGATCGTGTTGTAGCTATGAATGATTCTCGGAATTCGAGAGTAAATAGACTTGTATTTGGGCCAAGGTCCGGTGGTGGTGATGCAGATTTGGTGGAGCGTGCTGAGGTTGCAGCCAAATTGTTGGATTTAAGGTGGTCTACAAATCTCAGTTTTGATGAACTTCCTCatacagaaagaaagaaaactcgGGCAGTTAACTTGGACAAGGAGAAAGTCAAGTTTGAATCCGGCGAGGTTTTGCAGACTGAG GGTGGAAAAACCGAGGTAGTGATTAAGGGTGTTGATCTAGAGATACCGGTAAAGGATTGCGGTAATTGTGATGTTGCGGATTTTGGACGCATAGCGAAGTTCCAAAAATCTCGAACTGTCAATATTGGTCGAAGGGATTGTTCTGTTAAGAAGGTTAGTGTAAATACTCCAACGTCTGAACAACTGTCATCCTTGAATCTGAAGGAAGGGAGAAACACAATAACCTTCTGTTTCTCTACACCTATGATGGGGATGCGGCAG ATTGATGCTCGGATATTTTTGTGGAAATGGAATACTCGTATAGTGATATCAGATGTGGATGGGACTATTACAAG GTCAGACGTTCTAGGTCAATTCATGCCTTTAGTTGGGATTGATTGGTCACAGACAGGAGTTGCTCATTTATTTTCAGAAATCAAG GAAAATGGCTACCAGTTACTTTTTCTCAGTGCTCGTGCAATTTCTCAGGCATATCACACCAGACAATTCCTATCCAACCTTAACCAG GATGGCAAAGTCTTACCAGATGGTCCTGTTGTAATTTCCCCTGACGGACTTTTTCCTTCTCTATATAGAGAAG TTATCCGCAGGGCTCCTCACGAGTTCAAAATTGCATGTTTAGAG GACATCAGGGCACTTTTTCCTCCTGATTCAAATCCGTTCTATGCTGGTTTTGGAAATAGAGACACTGATGAAATCAGTTACCTTAAGGTTGGAATCGCTAAAGGAAAGATATTCATAATTAATCCCAAG GGTGAGATTTCTGTAAACCGACGTTGCTTAGACACAAAATCATACACTTCTCTTCATGCTCTGGTGAATGGAATGTTCCCCCCTACAGACTCATCTGAGcag GAGGATTTCAATTCATGGAATTTCTGGAAGTTGCCCTCTTTCTAA
- the LOC11409205 gene encoding origin of replication complex subunit 2 — protein MNDNENWEEEEEEEEDLEFSRNYFLAKELTSSVKKSKHKITDIDVVDEQELREASLHIQPKHEKEIAVLIDSYAAVYPEWLLSLRCGFALLMYGFGSKKALIEDFASKTLTEYSVVVINGYLQTINLKQVLIALAELLCDQVKAKRKVSGRQPSSTQSIEDLLTLLYEVEVEDSDSFVCVVIHNIDGPGLRDSETQQYLARLASCTHIRIVASIDHVNAPLFWDKNMAHTQFNWCWHHVPTFSPYKIEGMFYPLILAHGSASQSVKTAAIVLQSLTPNAQSVFKVLAEYQISHPDEGMPISDLYSVCRERFLVSSQVTLNSHLTEFKDHELVKTKRHSDGQDCLHIPLTTEALQKVLLEIS, from the exons ATGAACGACAACGAGAATtgggaagaggaagaagaagaagaagaggatttAGAATTCTCAAGAAACTATTTTCTAGCAAAGGAATTAACATCTTCAGTGAAGAAATCGAAACACAAGATTACCgatattgatgttgttgatgaacaG GAACTTAGGGAAGCTTCGTTGCATATTCAACCgaaacatgaaaaagaaattgcgGTTTTAATTGATTCGTATGCTGCTGTTTATCCTGAATGGCTTCTCTCCCTGAG ATGTGGCTTTGCCCTTCTGATGTATGGCTTTGGATCTAAGAAGGCTTTGATTGAAGACTTTGCTTCGAAGACATTGACCGAATATTCTGTAGTTGTCATTAATGGGTATCTTCAGACCATTAACTTAAAACAG GTTCTGATAGCTTTGGCTGAACTTCTATGTGATCAAGTGAAAGCTAAACGCAAGGTTTCCGGCCGGCAGCCATCCAGTACTCAATCTATAGAAGATCTTCTTACATTGTTGTATGAAGTGGAAGTAGAGGACAGCGATTCTTTCGTTTGTGTAGTAATTCACAATATTGATGGACCAGGATTAAGGGACTCTGAAACCCAACAATATCTCGCTCGTCTGGCCTCTTGTACCCATATTCGTATTGTTGCCTCCATTGACCATGTCAATGCTCCCCTTT TTTGGGACAAGAATATGGCTCACACACAGTTCAATTGGTGCTGGCATCATGTTCCTACATTTTCCCCATACAAGATTGAAGGCATGTTTTATCCTCTGATTCTTGCACACGGCAGTGCCAGCCAAAGTGTCAAAACAGCTGCAATAGTTTTGCAAAGTTTGACACCCAATGCCCAGAGTGTATTCAAAGTTCTTGCTGAATATCAAATTTCTCATCCTGATGAAG GAATGCCAATCAGTGATCTCTACTCAGTCTGCCGTGAACGTTTCCTTGTTAGCAGCCAGGTTACCCTGAATTCTCATTTGACGGAATTTAAAGACCACGAGCTGGTCAAGACCAAGAGGCATTCGGACGGTCAAGATTGCTTGCACATCCCTCTGACAACGGAAGCACTTCAAAAAGTTCTACTCGAGATCAGTTAG
- the LOC11411557 gene encoding probable protein phosphatase 2C 12: MSVRSEHHHTVPLSVLLKRELMSEKIEKPEIVHGQAGQSKKGEDFALLKSDCQRMVGDGVYTYSVYGLFDGHNGSAAAIYSKENLLNNVVSAIPPDLNRDEWLAALPRALVAGFVKTDKDFAEKGQKSGTTVTFVIIEGWVVTVASVGDSRCVLESSEGGIYYLSADHRLETNEEERVRITSSGGEVGRLNTGGGAEVGPLRCWPGGLCLSRSIGDMDIGEFVVPVPYVKQVKLSTAGGRLVICSDGVWDALPAEVALDCCRGMSAESAAPQIVKEALQAKGLRDDTTCVVVDILPQEKPPAPVPHQKKPVKGMLKAMFRKKSSESSSIDKEYMEPDVVVELYEEGSAMLSERLETKYPLCNMFKLFICAVCQVEIKPGEGISVHEGAENPQKVRPWDGPFLCFSCQEKKEAMEGKRSLDRLSSGSDE, encoded by the exons ATGTCTGTGAGGAGTGAACACCATCATACCGTTCCTCTTTCGGTTCTATTGAAGCGGGAGTTGATGAGCGAGAAAATTGAGAAGCCTGAGATTGTTCATGGTCAAGCTGGACAGAGTAAGAAAGGAGAGGATTTCGCGTTGTTAAAGTCTGATTGTCAGAGGATGGTTGGTGATGGGGTCTATACATATTCCGTCTACGGG CTATTTGATGGACACAATGGATCTGCTGCTGCTATTTATTCTAAGGAGAATCTTCTAAATAATGTTGTAAGTGCAATTCCTCCGGATCTTAACAGAGATGAGTGGTTAGCAGCGTTGCCTAGAGCTTTGGTTGCTGGCTTTGTCAAAACCGATAAAGATTTTGCAGAGAAAG GACAAAAATCAGGAACAACTGTCACCTTTGTGATTATAGAAGGATGGGTTGTAACAGTTGCATCAGTTGGCGATTCCCGCTGCGTACTAGAATCTTCTGAAGGAGGGATTTATTACTTGTCAGCAGATCATAGGCTAGAAACAAATGAAGAAGA GAGGGTTCGTATCACTTCTAGCGGCGGTGAGGTTGGTCGATTAAATACAGGGGGAGGTGCAGAG GTTGGTCCTTTGAGATGTTGGCCCGGTGGCCTGTGTCTTTCACGGTCTATTGGAGATATGGATATTGGTGAATTTGTTGTCCCTGTACCATATGTAAAACAAGTGAAG CTGTCCACCGCTGGAGGCAGGCTTGTTATCTGCAGCGATGGTGTTTGGGATGCTTTACCTGCAGAAGTGGCCCTTGACTGTTGTCGTGGCATGTCAGCAGAGTCTGCTGCACCACAGATTGTAAAA GAAGCTTTACAAGCAAAGGGACTTAGAGATGATACAACCTGTGTTGTTGTCGATATATTACCTCAGGAGAAGCCACCTGCTCCTGTACCACATCAAAAGAAGCCAGTAAAAGGAATGCTCAAGGCCATGTTTCGTAAAAAGTCTTCGGAATCATCATCTATTGACAAAGAATACATGGAGCCAGATGTGGTAGTGGAGCTGTATGAGGAAGGCTCTGCTATGCTTTCAGAGAG GTTAGAAACAAAATATCCACTATGCAACATGTTCAAGTTGTTCATATGTGCAGTATGTCAAGTAGAAATAAAACCCGGAGAGGGTATTTCAGTACATGAGGGTGCAGAAAACCCTCAAAAAGTGCGCCCCTGGGATGGACCTTTCCTTTGCTTTAGTTGCCAGGAGAAGAAAGAAGCCATGGAAGGGAAAAGATCAttag ATAGACTTAGCAGCGGAAGTGACGAATGA
- the LOC11409204 gene encoding BRI1 kinase inhibitor 1, producing the protein MEKQIEVENQQQKPSQPCSHQNSQSSSPTHDFSFTISHNSFNTTFPNNHNKSKLSSHNSFTALDLSPADDIFFHGHLLPLQILSHFPSSISPRSSTNSMDSFTLPIRELFSEDDDENLPTKDISSSNNSSKSENSSKNIESSKKVEVKKYLRKVKPLFKREKIREQKKSYSYSGKNVTPRTRNKQELMKGWSMKLGQYYSAPASMRTSPTNSGVLFATTPLPPPSDSSMEELQAAIQSAIAHCKNSYSKEEKLNC; encoded by the exons ATGGAAAAACAAATTGAAGtagaaaatcaacaacaaaaaccatCACAACCATGTTCACACCAAAATTCACAATCCTCTTCCCCTACTCATGATTTTTCCTTCACAATTTCACACAACTCTTTCAACACAACATTCCCTAATAATCACAATAAGTCCAAATTATCTTCACATAATTCCTTTACAGCACTTGATTTATCTCCAgctgatgatatttttttccatgGTCATTTACTTCCTCTCCAAATCCTCTCACACTTCCCTTCATCGATATCGCCTCGCTCTTCGACAAATTCAATGGACAGTTTTACTCTCCCTATAAGAGAATTATTCtcagaagatgatgatgaaaatcTCCCCACAAAAGACATTAGCAGCAGCAACAATAGTAGCAAAAGTGAAAACAGCAGCAAAAATATAGAATCATCAAAAAAGGTAGAGG TGAAAAAGTACTTAAGAAAGGTGAAGCCACTtttcaaaagagagaaaattagagaacaaaaaaaatcttattcttATTCAGGAAAAAATGTAACACCTAGAACTAGAAATAAACAAGAATTGATGAAAGGTTGGAGTATGAAATTAGGACAATATTATTCAGCACCAGCATCAATGAGAACTTCTCCAACAAATAGTGGTGTTCTTTTTGCTACTACACCTCTTCCTCCACCTAGTGATAGTAGTATGGAAGAGTTACAAGCTGCTATTCAATCTGCAATTGCTCATtgcaaaaattcatattcaaaaGAAGAGAAACTCAATTGCTGA